The proteins below come from a single Erysipelothrix piscisicarius genomic window:
- a CDS encoding glycoside hydrolase family 38 N-terminal domain-containing protein translates to MKKIVHIILHSHWDREWYLPYEQHHMRLIELMDDLLDLFKNDPEFKSFHLDGQTIPLDDYLAVRPHRRQEVLDATQAGKLKIGPFYILQDDFLISSEANTRNMLVGLDESKQWGKPVMLGYFPDTFGNMGQAPQLMKQADIHAVAYGRGVKTTGFNNVVVDETYVSNYSELMWEGADKTEIFSILFANWYSNGNEIPVEKEAAQAFWDQKLADVEKSASTRHLLMMNGVDHQPVQKDVTKAIRTARELYPDYEFIHSNFDDYLEAVMAELPDDLGRVKGN, encoded by the coding sequence ATGAAGAAAATTGTACATATTATTTTGCACAGTCATTGGGATCGTGAATGGTATTTGCCTTACGAACAACACCATATGCGCTTGATTGAACTGATGGATGATCTTTTGGATTTATTTAAAAATGATCCAGAATTTAAAAGTTTTCATTTAGATGGGCAAACCATTCCACTGGATGATTATTTGGCGGTACGTCCTCATCGTCGTCAAGAAGTGCTTGACGCAACCCAAGCTGGAAAATTAAAAATTGGACCTTTCTATATACTACAAGATGATTTTTTAATAAGTTCTGAGGCAAATACACGAAATATGTTAGTAGGACTTGATGAAAGCAAGCAATGGGGAAAGCCAGTCATGTTGGGATATTTCCCGGATACCTTTGGGAACATGGGACAAGCGCCCCAATTAATGAAGCAAGCTGATATTCACGCAGTTGCTTATGGGCGTGGGGTTAAAACAACGGGGTTTAATAATGTTGTTGTGGATGAGACGTATGTATCAAATTATTCCGAATTGATGTGGGAAGGAGCAGACAAAACTGAAATATTCAGTATTTTGTTTGCGAATTGGTATAGCAACGGAAATGAAATTCCTGTTGAAAAAGAGGCTGCTCAGGCCTTTTGGGATCAAAAACTTGCGGATGTTGAGAAATCCGCATCTACACGTCATTTACTCATGATGAATGGGGTTGATCATCAGCCGGTTCAAAAAGATGTAACAAAAGCCATTCGTACTGCTCGTGAACTGTATCCCGACTATGAGTTTATTCATAGTAATTTCGATGATTATCTCGAAGCGGTGATGGCAGAATTGCCAGATGACTTAGGCCGGGTTAAAGGGAACTGA
- a CDS encoding glycoside hydrolase family 38 C-terminal domain-containing protein codes for MAEPLATMAMKADSPHDMLRYAWKTLMQNHPHDSICGCSVDAVHRQMMTRFENAEEVGLYVRDLALDHLEKQMDTSMFPKASRPFTIFNTLGFKRHETVTVTLEWERLNFNSEQPDHLYKQLEARILPSLCVQDEQGNTVQAEILDTWVQFDYDLPKDGFRVPYMSKRIKVRMSCELPALSWKSFALVEGEHEPEHIEKPVESNTLENHHLKVTIHENGTVDVYGKVNHKSYLDVFYYDDAGDIGNEYIFKQPYGDQTRTSRHVQAHVEVLERSPLIQRIAMTQNLEIPVSADETLLYEQISVTEMRQRMAQRSLDTAPLTLTTEFTLEANSPVLKIETRFTNEMKDHRLRACFDVGFKTSHHQAESIYEVVTRPNAVSKSWENPSNPQHQQAFCGLYTQDQGVVVGNIGLNEYEIINNNTMAVTLLRSVGEMGDWGYFPTPEAQCLGDHQMTLYLACHGKGDRVQTYQAVKAKHVGFQVKQCNHHKGNLAPTQTYLNVTSQHMWMTALKRNEHGEDPILRLYNMESDAGDSLEVSFNQHTVIKSDVLERDKGHFDGIIKPAEIVTLRFKEEDAHETDR; via the coding sequence GTGGCAGAACCTTTAGCTACGATGGCAATGAAGGCAGATTCCCCACATGATATGCTTCGTTATGCGTGGAAAACTCTGATGCAAAATCACCCTCATGATAGCATTTGTGGTTGCTCAGTCGATGCGGTACACCGACAAATGATGACCCGTTTTGAAAATGCGGAGGAAGTGGGATTGTATGTTAGAGATCTTGCATTAGATCATTTGGAAAAACAAATGGATACGTCGATGTTTCCAAAGGCCAGTCGTCCCTTCACAATTTTCAATACACTTGGTTTCAAACGCCATGAAACTGTAACCGTCACATTGGAATGGGAACGTTTAAATTTCAACAGCGAACAACCCGACCACCTTTATAAGCAACTCGAAGCACGTATTTTACCATCTCTTTGTGTTCAAGATGAACAAGGAAATACGGTTCAAGCAGAAATTTTAGATACTTGGGTGCAGTTTGATTACGACTTACCCAAAGATGGATTCCGTGTACCTTATATGTCCAAACGCATTAAGGTGAGAATGTCGTGTGAATTGCCTGCGCTCAGTTGGAAGAGCTTCGCACTTGTTGAAGGGGAACATGAGCCTGAGCACATTGAGAAACCTGTCGAAAGCAATACGCTTGAAAATCACCATTTGAAAGTGACCATACATGAAAACGGAACGGTGGATGTTTATGGCAAAGTGAATCATAAATCCTATTTAGATGTGTTTTATTACGATGATGCGGGGGATATTGGGAATGAGTACATCTTTAAACAACCTTACGGGGACCAAACACGAACCAGTCGCCATGTTCAAGCGCACGTTGAGGTACTGGAGCGTAGTCCACTGATTCAACGTATCGCGATGACTCAAAATCTTGAGATTCCCGTAAGCGCAGATGAAACGTTATTGTATGAACAAATTTCTGTTACCGAAATGCGTCAGCGTATGGCTCAACGAAGCCTTGATACAGCACCGCTCACCCTGACAACAGAATTTACGCTCGAAGCAAACAGTCCGGTATTAAAAATCGAGACACGATTTACAAACGAAATGAAAGATCACCGTCTCCGTGCGTGTTTTGATGTTGGGTTTAAGACCAGTCATCATCAAGCTGAAAGTATTTATGAAGTCGTAACCCGTCCGAATGCGGTAAGTAAATCATGGGAAAACCCTTCGAATCCACAACACCAACAAGCTTTCTGCGGGCTTTACACTCAAGATCAGGGTGTGGTTGTTGGGAATATTGGCTTGAATGAATATGAAATTATCAATAATAACACGATGGCTGTAACGTTACTTCGAAGTGTCGGAGAAATGGGGGATTGGGGATATTTCCCAACACCGGAAGCACAATGTTTAGGAGACCATCAAATGACCCTCTATCTTGCATGTCATGGAAAGGGTGATCGTGTTCAAACATATCAAGCCGTTAAAGCAAAACATGTTGGCTTCCAAGTGAAGCAATGTAACCATCACAAAGGAAACCTTGCACCGACTCAGACATATCTAAACGTTACAAGCCAACATATGTGGATGACGGCTTTAAAACGTAACGAGCATGGTGAAGATCCAATCCTGCGTTTATACAATATGGAATCGGATGCCGGTGATTCTTTGGAGGTATCTTTCAATCAGCACACTGTTATCAAATCCGATGTCTTAGAACGCGATAAAGGACATTTTGATGGGATTATCAAACCAGCAGAAATTGTGACCCTTCGCTTTAAAGAGGAGGATGCTCATGAAACCGACAGATAA
- a CDS encoding ROK family protein produces MKYFVFDWGGTSVKYALWDGEALREHGAFKTPTTWEHLKIEMLERFKPYQHKVAGIAISTPGSVDIEKGVIGGLSAIDYIHNFEIVTEMESLFGLPVSIENDANCAALAESWRGVAKDLNNILFVVIGTGIGGAVIVDGVLQRGTQRFAGEFGCMIFDGETTWSMAGTAVHMAERYCLRSGLALDSVSGAEVFQRAERDPIALEEVHKFYDALALGLYNLQFTLDPECIVLGGGVSKHPELISELNHRITSLLKQAQLEDVNINLKACAYHNDANLIGAVASHLSQCGGGKS; encoded by the coding sequence ATGAAATACTTTGTCTTTGATTGGGGCGGAACGTCTGTAAAATATGCGCTTTGGGATGGAGAAGCCTTAAGGGAACACGGCGCATTTAAAACCCCAACAACGTGGGAACATCTGAAAATTGAGATGTTAGAGCGGTTTAAACCTTACCAACATAAAGTGGCAGGGATAGCGATCTCTACACCGGGTAGTGTTGATATCGAAAAAGGCGTTATCGGTGGTTTAAGTGCGATTGACTACATTCATAACTTTGAGATTGTAACGGAGATGGAATCGCTATTTGGTCTTCCGGTAAGCATTGAAAATGATGCGAATTGCGCGGCGCTGGCGGAAAGTTGGCGTGGTGTTGCGAAAGATCTAAACAATATCCTCTTTGTCGTGATTGGTACGGGTATTGGGGGTGCGGTTATTGTTGATGGAGTGCTGCAACGCGGAACACAGCGCTTTGCAGGTGAATTTGGCTGCATGATTTTTGATGGGGAAACGACATGGAGTATGGCCGGTACTGCCGTTCATATGGCAGAACGCTATTGCCTTCGCAGTGGTCTGGCACTCGATTCGGTATCGGGAGCGGAAGTGTTTCAACGAGCGGAACGTGATCCAATTGCTCTAGAGGAAGTGCATAAATTTTATGACGCTCTTGCCTTAGGGCTTTATAATCTTCAATTCACGCTCGATCCCGAATGCATTGTTTTAGGAGGTGGCGTTTCGAAACATCCAGAATTAATTTCTGAACTCAATCATCGCATTACAAGTCTTTTAAAACAAGCGCAACTTGAAGACGTAAACATTAACCTAAAGGCTTGTGCATATCATAATGATGCGAATCTGATTGGCGCGGTTGCATCACATTTAAGTCAATGTGGAGGGGGAAAATCATGA
- a CDS encoding ROK family protein, with product MKYAVSVDIGGTNTRVALIDEMGTIITRTMFPTDTQDPKANLEKIYEVVVAFDTPILGVGMSCPGPLDLKKGIVLTPPNLTGWHGFPLKQNAESIFKCPVYVENDANLAGLAEVCQGAGQGFEIVQFLTISTGVGGGLVINQKIFQGAHGFAQEIANMILVPGGHQLKPLMPGSLESMCSGTALVARAKALGLEVEHAGDVVAYATKGNLDAQRILDESKEYLANALAGMVGMIDPDLIVLGGGVALNIDGYVEDVTHRVKEKVYDVQKENIRIEKAKLGDDNGLLGGALLVFNSLS from the coding sequence ATGAAGTATGCCGTAAGTGTAGATATAGGGGGCACCAATACACGCGTAGCCCTAATCGATGAGATGGGAACCATCATTACGCGCACAATGTTTCCAACGGACACTCAAGATCCTAAGGCGAATCTCGAAAAAATTTATGAAGTTGTAGTGGCATTCGATACACCCATCCTGGGTGTAGGCATGTCATGTCCGGGTCCACTTGATCTCAAAAAAGGGATTGTATTGACCCCACCCAATCTTACAGGATGGCATGGTTTTCCATTAAAACAAAATGCGGAGTCCATTTTTAAATGTCCTGTCTATGTTGAAAATGATGCAAACCTTGCTGGGCTTGCGGAAGTGTGTCAAGGCGCGGGACAAGGCTTTGAAATCGTTCAGTTTTTGACGATTAGTACCGGTGTGGGGGGCGGTTTGGTAATCAACCAAAAAATATTTCAAGGTGCCCATGGATTTGCGCAAGAAATTGCGAACATGATTCTTGTTCCTGGGGGACATCAATTAAAACCATTGATGCCTGGAAGTTTAGAATCAATGTGCAGTGGAACTGCACTGGTTGCACGTGCCAAGGCTTTAGGCCTTGAGGTAGAACATGCAGGTGATGTGGTGGCTTATGCGACAAAAGGAAATCTTGATGCTCAACGGATTCTTGATGAAAGTAAAGAATACCTGGCGAATGCCCTTGCCGGCATGGTTGGGATGATTGATCCGGATCTTATTGTATTAGGCGGCGGTGTGGCATTAAACATCGATGGGTATGTTGAGGATGTGACGCACCGTGTGAAAGAAAAAGTATACGATGTTCAAAAAGAAAACATTCGAATTGAGAAAGCAAAACTGGGGGATGACAATGGTCTTCTTGGTGGGGCTTTACTCGTGTTTAATTCACTTTCATAA
- a CDS encoding type I phosphomannose isomerase catalytic subunit translates to MAVIKLSPAFKDYLWGGTRLKKMYQKQTDLDIVVESWEVSTHPDGPSYVVSGVDSGKTLAEYIKYYGTQILGTHAQDFNFFPILVKFIDAKEDLSIQVHPNDEYGLKHEGEYGKTEMWYIVEADPDSAIYYGTKHLMSRDHFAQAIEANTVLDVLNRVTVKKGDVIFVEAGTIHAIGAGIVICEIQQNPNTTYRVYDYNRKDVYGNLRPLHLKQALDVSNLKPLDTDFKPQGDLEVHNNYQKQCLVSCPYFQTSKMNLSGAFEYVVGPESFEAWVVLEGAMDVIHQEQKLSLLPGETLFLEANTKDIHISGTATCLSISV, encoded by the coding sequence ATGGCTGTAATTAAACTAAGTCCTGCATTTAAAGATTATCTTTGGGGTGGGACACGCTTAAAAAAAATGTATCAAAAACAAACAGATTTAGATATTGTGGTAGAAAGTTGGGAAGTATCGACCCATCCAGATGGTCCGAGCTATGTAGTAAGTGGTGTAGACTCAGGAAAAACACTTGCGGAATACATCAAATATTATGGAACCCAAATCTTGGGTACACATGCACAGGATTTTAATTTTTTTCCTATCTTGGTTAAGTTTATCGATGCGAAAGAGGACCTATCCATTCAAGTGCATCCTAATGATGAATACGGACTCAAACATGAAGGGGAATATGGTAAAACAGAAATGTGGTATATTGTTGAAGCAGATCCTGATTCCGCAATCTATTATGGTACCAAACATTTAATGAGTCGCGATCATTTTGCCCAAGCAATTGAAGCGAATACGGTACTTGATGTTTTAAACCGTGTAACTGTTAAAAAGGGTGATGTAATCTTTGTGGAAGCAGGAACCATTCATGCCATTGGCGCAGGAATTGTTATCTGTGAAATCCAACAGAATCCCAATACAACCTACCGTGTTTATGATTATAACCGAAAGGATGTCTACGGTAATCTTCGTCCACTACATCTAAAACAAGCTTTAGATGTTTCAAACTTAAAACCACTGGATACCGACTTCAAACCCCAAGGCGACCTTGAAGTCCATAATAATTATCAAAAACAATGCCTTGTATCATGTCCCTACTTTCAAACTTCAAAAATGAATCTATCGGGTGCTTTCGAGTATGTCGTAGGTCCGGAGAGTTTTGAAGCGTGGGTCGTATTAGAGGGTGCGATGGATGTGATTCATCAAGAACAGAAACTATCTCTTCTACCAGGAGAAACACTCTTCCTTGAGGCCAATACAAAGGATATCCACATTTCTGGAACAGCAACATGCTTATCAATATCTGTTTAA
- a CDS encoding histidine phosphatase family protein has protein sequence MSKPINVYVIRHGKTIFNNYDRMQGWSDTPLLEESEVLARQLGKNLKTINFDAIYSSDSGRVYQTRDCIAEGYGHALPMQADRRFREFFFGHFEGVPVVELWNKIAKDRGYDNFEHLQKEVNMIDRLDWIHQFEDCGAESAADFEKRIVAGLDDALEDARKQGYENVMLVCHGAVCAQLFKLYTEGVWLNRSPENLSVSKLVCDEDSRIFEFVNNTQILNQL, from the coding sequence ATGAGTAAACCAATTAATGTATATGTTATTAGACATGGAAAAACGATTTTTAATAATTATGATCGCATGCAAGGGTGGAGTGATACCCCTTTACTTGAAGAAAGTGAAGTGCTTGCACGTCAATTAGGAAAAAACTTAAAAACAATTAATTTTGATGCAATTTATTCAAGTGACAGCGGTCGTGTATACCAAACGCGTGATTGTATTGCGGAAGGTTACGGCCATGCTTTACCAATGCAAGCCGACCGTCGATTCCGTGAATTCTTTTTTGGTCATTTTGAAGGGGTTCCGGTTGTGGAATTGTGGAATAAAATCGCAAAGGATCGCGGGTATGATAACTTTGAACACTTACAAAAAGAAGTGAATATGATTGATCGTCTCGACTGGATTCATCAATTTGAAGATTGTGGTGCGGAATCTGCCGCTGATTTTGAAAAACGCATTGTAGCGGGTCTTGATGATGCATTGGAAGATGCACGAAAACAAGGCTATGAAAACGTGATGCTTGTTTGTCACGGGGCGGTTTGTGCACAACTGTTTAAGCTGTATACAGAGGGTGTCTGGCTCAATCGAAGTCCAGAAAATCTAAGTGTCTCAAAACTTGTGTGTGACGAGGACTCGCGTATTTTTGAGTTTGTAAACAATACTCAAATTTTGAACCAATTGTAA
- a CDS encoding GNAT family N-acetyltransferase, whose protein sequence is MSKHSMHRKLKLKPVTIDDIDQFNELLRYVFQVTGEEIISSGYEDEDEIVRAKRPILSQADVFGWYNQDELVSQIAIYPCEVNVHGTLYQMGGITGVGTYPEYANMGLVRELIQKALESMRENKQYISYLYPYSIPFYRHKGWEIISDQMSFTLKDTQLPKTVPVKGHVERLEIDDDDVYRVYDQFARNNHGAMIRDRLAWEEYWRWENEEDRFAAVYYNADEDPTGLCFYWISDEIFNIKEMIFINQDARKGIWNFIAAHFSMIESVSGKNYSGEPIAFYLEDSDIVETIQPYYMARIVDVQGFLRNYPFADVCEPFHFVVEDQAAPWNHRIFGINWDDEEHIVITSEPIGPEIQLDIGALTTLLMGYKSVSYLSRLGRIVGSQRALRNLKRIVVSDRVYFSDYF, encoded by the coding sequence ATGAGTAAGCATTCTATGCACAGAAAACTAAAACTCAAACCCGTAACCATTGATGATATCGATCAGTTTAATGAATTGTTGCGGTATGTATTTCAAGTTACCGGGGAAGAAATAATCAGTTCGGGATATGAAGACGAAGATGAAATTGTACGTGCGAAACGTCCAATCTTGAGTCAAGCTGATGTTTTTGGTTGGTACAACCAAGATGAACTCGTATCGCAAATCGCAATCTATCCCTGTGAAGTGAATGTCCATGGGACCTTGTATCAAATGGGTGGTATTACAGGTGTTGGAACGTATCCTGAGTATGCCAATATGGGTCTTGTTCGAGAATTAATTCAAAAAGCGTTGGAATCCATGCGTGAAAATAAGCAATACATTTCGTATTTGTATCCTTATAGTATTCCATTTTACCGACATAAAGGTTGGGAGATTATTTCCGACCAAATGTCCTTTACCCTTAAAGACACTCAACTTCCAAAAACCGTTCCTGTCAAAGGACATGTTGAACGATTAGAAATTGATGACGATGATGTTTATCGTGTCTATGATCAGTTTGCACGAAATAACCATGGGGCCATGATTCGTGACCGTTTAGCGTGGGAGGAATACTGGCGCTGGGAAAATGAAGAAGATCGTTTTGCTGCGGTTTATTATAATGCGGATGAAGACCCCACCGGATTATGTTTTTATTGGATCTCGGATGAGATTTTCAATATTAAAGAGATGATTTTTATTAACCAAGATGCGCGTAAAGGTATTTGGAATTTTATTGCAGCTCATTTTTCGATGATTGAATCTGTGAGTGGTAAAAATTATTCGGGAGAACCGATTGCATTTTACTTAGAGGACAGCGATATTGTGGAAACAATTCAACCGTACTATATGGCTCGGATTGTGGATGTACAAGGATTTCTTCGTAATTATCCTTTCGCGGATGTTTGTGAACCCTTTCATTTTGTAGTGGAAGATCAAGCAGCACCGTGGAATCATCGTATTTTCGGAATTAATTGGGATGATGAGGAGCACATTGTCATTACGTCTGAACCGATTGGGCCTGAAATTCAATTGGATATTGGGGCTTTGACGACCTTATTAATGGGATATAAATCCGTATCCTATCTGTCACGACTGGGACGTATTGTGGGCTCACAACGAGCGCTGAGAAATTTAAAACGCATTGTTGTATCCGACCGTGTATATTTTTCGGATTACTTTTAA
- a CDS encoding HAD-IIB family hydrolase produces the protein MNCVFDIDGTICFDYMNVSEEGTQLLEKLEEAGHHVMFASARPIRDMLPVLKERYRNYTLIGGNGSIISQNNQIVDVCLFEPTLLKSIMEVLEDESVVYLADGKWDFSYNGDGVMKLIVLEAEDMNRVHDRLSDLPVSFYRHESTDTLDILAFKTSKYDVLKRLGIDDYIAMGNDVNDIEMLDHANPGIMINFNERLAPYADYQVDYDEHYLNTILEIIENHKKTV, from the coding sequence ATGAATTGTGTTTTTGATATTGATGGAACCATATGCTTTGACTATATGAATGTAAGTGAGGAAGGGACACAGCTCTTGGAGAAGCTTGAGGAAGCAGGCCATCACGTAATGTTTGCATCCGCAAGACCGATCCGTGATATGTTGCCCGTTCTTAAAGAACGTTATCGAAACTATACGTTAATTGGCGGTAATGGGTCAATTATTTCTCAAAATAATCAGATTGTGGATGTGTGTTTATTTGAACCCACTTTATTAAAGTCAATTATGGAAGTTTTGGAAGATGAATCGGTAGTCTACTTGGCGGATGGGAAATGGGACTTTAGTTATAATGGGGATGGAGTCATGAAATTGATTGTTTTAGAAGCGGAAGATATGAATCGTGTTCATGATCGTCTCAGTGATTTGCCGGTTTCTTTTTATCGTCATGAATCCACCGATACTTTAGATATTCTCGCGTTTAAAACGTCCAAATATGATGTGCTAAAACGCTTGGGAATTGATGATTATATTGCAATGGGAAATGATGTTAATGACATCGAGATGCTCGATCATGCCAATCCCGGAATTATGATCAACTTTAATGAACGCCTTGCACCTTATGCAGATTATCAAGTAGATTATGATGAACATTATCTTAATACCATTTTAGAAATTATTGAAAATCATAAAAAGACAGTATAA
- a CDS encoding SPFH domain-containing protein, whose product MALIDIVKYEGNQDIFAWKYPGDELTTFTQLIVNESQAAVLYREGVAYDVFEAGRHTLDTANIPLLNKIVNLPFGKKSPFKAEVWFVNKAHTLDIKWGTTSPIQIQDPKYGIYLPLSAYGQFGITVNDPKAFLIKLVGTLKSFGRDEIINYFRGFYNTHVKDAISTYLVEKRVTVLELNAYLKELSEYVKEQMQPTFSEYGIELINFYIADISVPDTDAAVMRLKEALSKRAEMDIVGYDYKQERSFDTLVGAAQNEGSLGSVMGAGMGLGLGAGLGKTMSETMGTLSLDKDTSCPHCGAKVMDSDKFCGTCSEMLNHEEKQCPGCHAGLKDASQKFCHECGIQLQKQCPSCDALLTNNAKFCGSCGKKVDDHE is encoded by the coding sequence ATGGCATTAATTGATATCGTTAAATATGAAGGAAATCAAGATATCTTCGCTTGGAAATATCCAGGCGATGAACTCACAACATTTACACAACTTATTGTGAATGAATCACAGGCGGCAGTTTTATATAGAGAGGGCGTTGCCTATGATGTTTTTGAAGCAGGAAGACATACCTTAGATACCGCAAACATTCCGCTTTTAAATAAAATCGTCAACCTTCCTTTTGGTAAGAAATCGCCATTCAAGGCTGAAGTATGGTTTGTTAATAAAGCACATACACTTGATATTAAGTGGGGAACAACATCACCCATTCAAATTCAAGATCCTAAGTATGGGATCTACTTACCTTTAAGCGCATACGGTCAATTTGGAATTACGGTCAACGATCCAAAGGCATTTCTCATAAAACTTGTTGGAACGTTAAAAAGTTTTGGTCGTGATGAAATTATTAACTATTTTAGAGGATTTTATAACACGCATGTGAAAGATGCAATTTCTACCTACCTTGTGGAAAAACGTGTTACCGTGCTGGAGTTGAATGCATATCTTAAAGAACTTTCAGAATACGTTAAAGAACAAATGCAGCCAACATTTTCTGAATATGGAATTGAACTCATAAATTTCTATATTGCGGATATCAGTGTTCCAGATACTGATGCTGCGGTTATGCGTCTTAAAGAAGCACTTTCAAAACGTGCTGAGATGGATATTGTTGGATACGACTACAAACAGGAGCGTTCTTTCGATACATTGGTAGGTGCTGCGCAAAATGAAGGAAGTTTGGGCAGTGTTATGGGTGCTGGAATGGGATTAGGTCTTGGCGCAGGTCTTGGTAAAACGATGAGTGAAACCATGGGCACGCTAAGTCTTGATAAGGATACGTCGTGTCCTCATTGTGGTGCGAAAGTCATGGACTCGGATAAGTTTTGTGGGACATGTTCCGAAATGCTTAATCATGAAGAAAAACAATGTCCTGGATGTCATGCAGGCCTCAAGGATGCTTCGCAAAAATTTTGCCATGAGTGCGGAATCCAACTGCAAAAACAATGTCCATCATGTGACGCACTGTTAACAAATAATGCGAAATTCTGTGGATCATGTGGAAAGAAGGTTGATGACCATGAATAA
- the map gene encoding type I methionyl aminopeptidase, translated as MITIKSKREIDGMYQSGQLLASIHEALRDFIKAGISTHDIDQFVQKMIEDNGGVAAQIGYEGYKYATCCSVNDEMCHGFPTHKKLKDGDLVKVDFCVDLNGFLSDSCWAYCVGNNPSPEVKQLMEVTEKALYIGIEQAQVGNRVGDIGAAMDEYITQFGYKMSLDFSGHGLGPTIHEEPMVPFVGVYGTGAKLKEGMVITVEPIVNESTPYAKLDDNGWTARTNNGCLSCQYEHTFAITKDGPFITTKQK; from the coding sequence ATGATTACGATTAAATCAAAACGCGAAATTGACGGTATGTATCAATCCGGTCAATTACTCGCATCCATTCATGAGGCTTTACGAGACTTTATTAAAGCAGGAATATCAACACATGATATCGACCAATTTGTACAAAAAATGATTGAGGACAACGGTGGCGTTGCTGCCCAAATCGGTTATGAAGGTTATAAATACGCAACATGTTGTAGTGTAAATGACGAAATGTGTCACGGCTTTCCTACCCATAAAAAATTGAAAGATGGCGATCTCGTTAAGGTAGACTTTTGTGTTGATCTTAATGGATTTCTTTCCGATTCATGTTGGGCATACTGTGTTGGAAATAATCCAAGTCCAGAAGTAAAACAATTAATGGAAGTTACTGAAAAAGCGCTTTACATCGGCATCGAACAAGCACAAGTTGGCAATCGTGTTGGTGATATCGGTGCAGCCATGGATGAATACATCACACAATTCGGTTATAAGATGTCATTGGATTTTTCAGGACACGGGCTGGGTCCTACCATTCACGAAGAGCCCATGGTTCCTTTTGTCGGTGTTTACGGAACAGGTGCTAAGCTCAAAGAAGGCATGGTGATTACGGTAGAACCGATTGTTAATGAGAGCACACCTTATGCGAAATTAGACGATAACGGCTGGACTGCCCGTACCAATAACGGATGTCTTAGCTGTCAATATGAACATACTTTCGCCATTACGAAAGATGGTCCCTTCATTACAACCAAACAAAAATAA
- a CDS encoding N-acetylmannosamine-6-phosphate 2-epimerase: protein MLEAVKGGLIVSCQALDGEPLQSSMIMGRMAIAAKAAGAVGIRAQGVNDINEIKKMVDLPVIGIIKKNYEGSEVFITATHQEVEALLETECEMIALDATNRVRPMGVKTEDLVKQIHDGGRLAMADCSTLEEVIEAERIGFDCVSCTLEGYTSYSKNVDGPDFELVEKMVQSVKVPVIAEGKIHYPEQLKRIMDLKVHSAVVGGAITRPQEIATRFIEAIKEK, encoded by the coding sequence ATGTTAGAAGCTGTGAAAGGCGGACTTATTGTTTCTTGTCAAGCACTTGATGGGGAACCGTTACAAAGCTCGATGATTATGGGTCGTATGGCGATTGCTGCAAAGGCAGCAGGTGCTGTAGGAATTCGAGCTCAAGGGGTTAATGATATCAATGAAATTAAAAAGATGGTAGATTTACCGGTCATTGGTATTATTAAGAAAAACTATGAAGGCAGTGAAGTGTTCATCACTGCAACACATCAAGAGGTTGAAGCACTTCTTGAAACGGAATGTGAAATGATTGCACTTGATGCAACAAACCGTGTTCGTCCCATGGGCGTGAAAACGGAAGACCTCGTCAAACAAATTCATGATGGTGGACGTCTAGCAATGGCAGACTGCTCAACTCTTGAAGAAGTCATCGAGGCAGAACGTATTGGTTTCGATTGTGTTTCATGTACACTTGAAGGCTACACATCGTATTCTAAAAATGTTGATGGACCGGATTTTGAACTGGTAGAGAAGATGGTTCAATCGGTAAAGGTTCCCGTAATTGCGGAAGGGAAAATACATTATCCCGAGCAATTAAAACGTATTATGGATTTAAAGGTTCATAGTGCTGTTGTAGGGGGTGCCATTACCCGTCCTCAAGAAATTGCGACACGCTTTATAGAAGCGATTAAGGAGAAATAA